The Microbulbifer sp. TB1203 nucleotide sequence AGTGCAGAAAGGCGGCGGCCGCTCGCGCATCCTGATCGGCAAAGATACCCGCGTGTCCGGCTATATGTTCGAGGCCGCGCTGGAGGCGGGCTTGATCAGTGCCGGCGTCGACGTGGGGCTGCTGGGGCCCATGCCCACCCCCGCCATCGCTTACCTGACCCGTACCTTCCACGCCCAGGCGGGTATCGTGATCTCCGCTTCCCACAACCCCTACCAGGACAATGGCATCAAGTTCTTCAGTGCCGAGGGCGGCAAACTGCCGGATTGTGTGGAACTGGATATCGAAGCGGCGCTTGAGCTCCCGATGATCACCTCTGAGGACCTGGGCAAAGCCTGGCGGATCGACGACGCCGTCGGCCGCTACATCGAATTCTGCAAGGCCTCTACACCCTGGGGCTTCTCCCTGGAGGGGATCAGTCTGGTCCTGGATTGCGGCAATGGCGCCACCTACCATATCGCCCCAAAGGTGTTTCGTGAGTTGGGGGCCAAAGTTTCCTCCATCGGTGTCAGCCCGGACGGGATCAATATCAACCTGGATTGCGGTTCCACCAAGCCGCAGCAGTTGCAGAAGGCGGTGCTGGAACAGGGAGCCGACCTGGGTATCGCCTTCGATGGCGACGGCGACCGGGTACTCTTTGTGGACAAAAATGGCGAACTGGTGGACGGCGACCAGTTATTGTTCACCATTGCCATGCACCGCCAGCAATTCCTGGGCGGCTGCAACGGTGTGGTGGGTACCCAAATGAGCAACTACGGATTCGAATTGGCGCTCAGGGAACGGCGGATCCCTTTTGCCCGCGCGAAAGTGGGTGACCGCTATGTGCTGGAGATGATGCGCGACAACGGCTGGGCCCTGGGCGGCGAATCTTCCGGACACATCATCTGCGCCGACGCCACCACCACCGGTGACGGCATCGTTTCCGCGCTGCAGGTATTGCGCGCGATCCGCGATTTTGATGAACCCTTGCACCAGCTCAAGGG carries:
- the glmM gene encoding phosphoglucosamine mutase, which encodes MARQYFGTDGIRGRVGEGVITPEFMLRLGYAAGKVLGVQKGGGRSRILIGKDTRVSGYMFEAALEAGLISAGVDVGLLGPMPTPAIAYLTRTFHAQAGIVISASHNPYQDNGIKFFSAEGGKLPDCVELDIEAALELPMITSEDLGKAWRIDDAVGRYIEFCKASTPWGFSLEGISLVLDCGNGATYHIAPKVFRELGAKVSSIGVSPDGININLDCGSTKPQQLQKAVLEQGADLGIAFDGDGDRVLFVDKNGELVDGDQLLFTIAMHRQQFLGGCNGVVGTQMSNYGFELALRERRIPFARAKVGDRYVLEMMRDNGWALGGESSGHIICADATTTGDGIVSALQVLRAIRDFDEPLHQLKGRMKMLPQHMINVRLVSRDGVLEHPDVVAAVASVEGELADRGRVLLRPSGTEPLIRVMVEGEKAAQVEQLAMQIATAVERAGGK